The following coding sequences lie in one Hyphobacterium sp. CCMP332 genomic window:
- a CDS encoding SDR family NAD(P)-dependent oxidoreductase — protein sequence MKITKDTAAIVTGGASGLGEGTARRLAAEGAKVALFDLNADRGEAVAAELGGVFCHVNVADVASVEAGFAKARDAHGQERVLVNCAGIGWAEKTARRSSSGDIVRHQLDKFALVVNINLIGSFNCAAIAAEGMLSNDPDDGGERGIIVNTASVAAQDGQIGQVAYAATKGGIYSMTLPMARDLAREGVRVNTILPGFFETPIYQQMPPEVKTNLASHLQFPQRFGTPAEYADLVAFMVTNGYINAECVRLDAGARMPPK from the coding sequence ATGAAAATTACCAAGGACACAGCCGCTATCGTCACAGGTGGCGCATCGGGTCTCGGCGAAGGCACGGCGCGCCGCCTCGCGGCGGAAGGCGCCAAAGTCGCCCTCTTCGACCTTAATGCCGATCGGGGCGAGGCTGTTGCGGCCGAGCTCGGCGGCGTCTTCTGCCACGTCAATGTGGCGGATGTCGCCAGCGTTGAAGCCGGATTTGCCAAAGCCCGTGACGCTCACGGCCAGGAACGGGTGCTTGTGAATTGCGCCGGGATCGGTTGGGCCGAGAAAACCGCCCGCCGGTCCTCTTCCGGCGATATTGTCCGGCACCAGCTGGATAAATTTGCGCTGGTCGTGAATATCAATCTGATCGGCTCCTTCAATTGCGCCGCCATTGCGGCTGAAGGCATGCTGTCAAATGATCCGGATGATGGCGGCGAACGCGGCATCATCGTCAATACCGCGTCGGTCGCCGCGCAGGATGGCCAGATCGGCCAGGTGGCTTATGCCGCCACCAAGGGTGGAATCTACAGCATGACCCTGCCCATGGCGCGGGACCTCGCGCGGGAAGGCGTTCGCGTCAACACCATCCTGCCGGGCTTCTTTGAAACGCCAATCTATCAACAGATGCCGCCGGAAGTGAAAACCAATCTGGCCTCCCACCTCCAATTCCCGCAGCGTTTCGGCACGCCGGCCGAATATGCAGACCTCGTCGCCTTCATGGTGACCAATGGCTATATCAACGCCGAATGTGTCCGCCTCGATGCGGGCGCCCGCATGCCGCCGAAATAG
- the egtB gene encoding ergothioneine biosynthesis protein EgtB, with amino-acid sequence MTHPALSYRPLFDDRPACRARFQDTRADTMRLIAGLSPEDMQIQTMADVSPTKWHLAHVTWFFETFLAKPFLGTYQEFDPGFGYLYNSYYEQVGEKWPRAKRGLLSRPSAETILAYREHVETAVLSLIDDASDKAWIEIAPLLELGQQHERQHQELLLTDIKHVLSHAPEPHAPFPSPLANAEAPSEARYLEISGGAVEIGASHADFVFDNELPRHKRWQEDFQIAARPVSNAEFCAFIEDGGYRDARLWLSDGWAWINENAIRHPLYWRESADGWKEYTLHGLASLQPGFPVCHISAYEAAAFAEWKGERLPTETELELLARKYPAEGVLLGQAERYHPGPLKGGPDPEAVFGGVWEWASSGYEPYPGYHPPDGAVGEYNGKFMSGQQVLRGGSCATERNHIRSTYRNFFPADARWQFSGIRLAKRTRPASSLRSA; translated from the coding sequence ATGACCCACCCTGCCCTTTCCTATCGACCTCTGTTTGATGACCGGCCTGCTTGCCGCGCCAGATTTCAGGACACGCGCGCGGATACGATGCGGCTGATTGCCGGGCTGTCGCCTGAAGATATGCAGATCCAGACCATGGCCGACGTCAGTCCGACGAAATGGCATCTGGCGCATGTGACCTGGTTCTTCGAAACCTTCCTGGCCAAGCCGTTTCTGGGCACCTATCAGGAATTTGATCCGGGCTTCGGATATCTTTATAATTCCTACTATGAGCAGGTCGGCGAGAAATGGCCGCGGGCAAAGCGCGGCTTGCTGTCGCGGCCGTCCGCCGAAACGATTCTGGCCTATCGGGAACATGTCGAAACCGCGGTATTGAGCCTGATCGATGATGCCTCCGACAAAGCCTGGATAGAGATTGCCCCCCTGCTCGAGCTGGGCCAGCAACACGAACGGCAGCATCAGGAATTGCTACTGACCGATATCAAGCACGTCCTGTCCCACGCACCGGAGCCGCATGCGCCCTTTCCATCGCCATTGGCCAATGCAGAAGCGCCTTCAGAGGCACGCTATCTGGAGATAAGCGGCGGAGCTGTCGAAATCGGCGCGAGCCATGCAGACTTCGTGTTCGACAATGAACTGCCCCGTCACAAACGCTGGCAGGAAGATTTCCAGATTGCAGCGCGACCCGTTTCGAATGCCGAGTTTTGCGCTTTCATTGAAGATGGCGGGTATCGGGACGCGCGGCTGTGGTTGTCTGACGGATGGGCGTGGATCAACGAGAATGCCATCCGGCATCCCCTGTATTGGCGTGAAAGTGCCGATGGCTGGAAGGAGTATACTCTCCACGGGCTGGCATCGCTGCAGCCGGGCTTCCCTGTCTGCCATATCAGCGCCTACGAGGCCGCCGCCTTTGCCGAGTGGAAGGGCGAGCGGTTGCCAACCGAGACGGAGCTGGAGTTACTGGCCCGTAAATATCCTGCCGAAGGCGTTTTGCTGGGACAGGCCGAGCGCTATCACCCCGGCCCGCTAAAGGGAGGGCCGGATCCCGAAGCGGTCTTTGGCGGTGTCTGGGAGTGGGCGTCCAGCGGATATGAACCCTATCCCGGTTATCATCCGCCCGATGGCGCGGTAGGGGAATACAACGGCAAATTCATGTCCGGACAGCAAGTGCTGCGCGGCGGCTCCTGTGCGACAGAGCGCAACCATATCCGTTCGACCTACCGGAATTTCTTTCCGGCCGATGCGCGCTGGCAGTTCTCCGGAATCCGGCTGGCCAAGCGTACACGCCCGGCCAGCTCCTTGAGGTCCGCCTAG
- a CDS encoding cytochrome c peroxidase, with protein sequence MNTYLKAGIAASLLTFSSSLAQDNSGPIVAAVLPSSRAVQVGDTATAFATIINSGQIEAENCRVALAPGGEAAGTFAFQTTDANNVATGSPNAGVNIAGGGSQSFVFAFTPAAPYAGGDLPLVFDCDNTPPAAMTAGVNSFWLSASTTAGADIVAVSDTGSAVGLNTLPGVVETIDRQKNGAFVVAISNIGAAANLTARPVLSQDGITVTPRICQTNQATGACLSPATADVDFFIGANQTASFAIFVEDGMPVTFQPGSNRISVRFEEDGALRGSTSVAVRTLMSEPIPPQIPYLYADADIDLPNYYRNGPVAGADNTPLDNHITNPGAALGRVLFYDRRLSANNTTSCASCHTQATGFSDPLELSRGFAGELTSRHSPGLSNARYYANGHFFWDERAETLEDQTLAPIQSAVEMGLTLEEAVARVDAESFYDALFTAAFGDAAVTSDRMALAMAQFVRSLTTYNSRFDDALTAGPVGSPAFEANFTEQEYLGLQLFMPVNGSSIQNVGCAACHNTLAHISDDVHNIGLNAANDADADAGNGLGEFKSPSLRNVGVRPHFMHDGRFTTLAQVIEHYNSGVILNPNLDPRLRAGGGQPRRLNLTTEEAQALEAFLHTLTDNDFLTDPRFADPFVD encoded by the coding sequence ATGAACACGTATCTAAAAGCCGGAATAGCGGCGAGTCTCCTTACTTTTTCCTCCAGTCTGGCACAGGACAATAGCGGTCCGATCGTCGCGGCTGTATTGCCATCAAGCCGCGCTGTGCAGGTTGGCGATACAGCGACGGCCTTTGCGACAATCATCAATTCCGGGCAGATCGAAGCGGAAAATTGCCGCGTGGCGCTGGCACCAGGTGGAGAGGCGGCCGGCACGTTCGCGTTCCAGACCACGGATGCCAACAATGTTGCAACCGGAAGCCCTAACGCTGGGGTGAATATCGCCGGAGGCGGGTCGCAAAGTTTTGTATTCGCCTTTACGCCCGCCGCACCCTATGCGGGCGGTGATCTGCCACTGGTCTTTGACTGCGACAACACCCCTCCGGCCGCGATGACGGCAGGGGTCAATTCCTTCTGGCTTTCGGCGTCGACCACAGCCGGAGCCGATATTGTGGCGGTTTCGGACACCGGCTCCGCCGTCGGCCTCAATACACTTCCCGGCGTCGTTGAAACGATCGACCGTCAAAAAAACGGGGCCTTCGTTGTTGCCATCAGCAATATTGGCGCGGCGGCCAATCTGACGGCACGGCCTGTGCTCAGTCAGGACGGCATTACGGTCACCCCCCGGATCTGCCAGACAAATCAGGCGACCGGCGCCTGCCTTTCACCTGCCACGGCAGATGTTGATTTCTTTATCGGTGCCAACCAGACGGCGAGTTTTGCCATTTTTGTCGAGGATGGCATGCCCGTCACCTTTCAGCCTGGTAGCAATCGGATTTCCGTGCGTTTTGAAGAAGACGGCGCGCTTCGAGGGTCAACTTCGGTGGCCGTGCGAACGCTGATGAGCGAACCGATTCCGCCGCAAATTCCCTATCTTTACGCCGATGCCGATATCGACCTGCCAAATTATTACCGGAACGGGCCCGTCGCGGGCGCCGACAATACCCCGCTGGACAATCATATTACCAATCCCGGAGCGGCCCTTGGCCGGGTGCTGTTCTATGACCGCCGCCTGTCGGCCAATAATACTACGTCCTGTGCCAGCTGCCACACACAGGCGACGGGCTTTTCCGATCCGCTGGAGCTTTCCCGAGGTTTTGCAGGTGAGCTGACCAGCCGTCACTCGCCGGGACTGTCCAATGCCCGGTACTACGCCAATGGCCATTTCTTCTGGGATGAGCGCGCCGAAACGCTGGAAGACCAGACGCTCGCGCCTATCCAGAGCGCTGTGGAAATGGGCCTCACACTGGAAGAGGCCGTCGCCCGGGTCGATGCAGAGAGTTTTTATGATGCGCTGTTTACGGCAGCCTTCGGCGATGCGGCGGTCACATCCGACCGCATGGCATTGGCGATGGCGCAGTTCGTGCGATCTCTGACGACGTATAACTCCCGGTTTGACGATGCTCTTACCGCGGGGCCGGTGGGCTCGCCGGCCTTTGAGGCCAATTTTACAGAGCAGGAGTATCTCGGTTTACAGCTCTTCATGCCGGTGAACGGGTCCAGCATCCAGAATGTGGGCTGTGCGGCCTGCCATAATACTCTGGCTCATATCAGCGACGATGTTCACAATATCGGTCTGAATGCTGCGAATGATGCCGATGCAGATGCCGGAAACGGGCTGGGAGAGTTCAAGTCGCCCTCACTGCGAAATGTCGGTGTTCGGCCCCACTTCATGCATGACGGGCGGTTCACAACGCTGGCCCAGGTGATCGAGCACTATAATTCCGGCGTTATCCTCAATCCGAATCTCGATCCGCGGCTGCGGGCAGGTGGCGGCCAGCCCCGGCGCCTGAATCTGACAACGGAAGAAGCGCAGGCGCTGGAAGCCTTCCTGCATACGCTGACCGATAATGATTTTCTGACGGATCCACGTTTTGCGGATCCGTTTGTGGATTAG
- a CDS encoding NAD-glutamate dehydrogenase: MTSVVATAQAYTSATFTKAARKVWQKKFGSEPDASALAFLEQVLGDALAEDLEGIKPVQLAEQAAEFWDWARGLGSGKIHVRARPSDTGGASSIKRDIVEVAGPDRPFLVDSVMGEIGAQGLDVLAMFHPIVPVSRNEKGEICTGGETLPESLIQVHVEPLDERTREVLAEAVRGAMEDVRLATDDFKDMRAAMNMAIAHVEDANTPASLEEKSETLEFLRWLRDDHFAFLGSRVYQFDVDSKGRMTTREPTVQPGSGFGILRDPERQVLRKGNEPALLTPAIESFLNEPSPIIVAKANIKSRVHRRVYMDYIGVKRYREDGAVVGEARFVGLFTAEAYDRMARDVPLVRRKVRRVLERAGKIPGTHSEKKLRNIVENYPRDELFQTEEDDLLKIGLGILHLQDRPRTKLLVRRDRFDRFVSCLLFVPRDRYNSRVREQAGEMIRAAFDGRMSAYYPHFGDGPLARVHYIVGLDPNNHPEPDLHELERQIVALARTWEDELVAEGRRSLPDTHRHRLSAYDQAFSAGYREQFAPTEGIADLLRIESLGDETNIGARLYRTGGEDKSVLRLKIYRRNQPTHLSDVMPILENMGLNVIQESGYEVHRETEEAREAVVHIHDFEMQSDALADTDVDEFSQAFEDALLAVLANRAENDGFNQLILKLGVSWREAAVLRAFARYRQQTGLDPSQAIQEEALSENPAIARQLLVLFDTRFNPALDFDLEDRKEKAAAIGKDIRSQLEKVASIDHDRVLRRLLRLLEATLRTNYFQTGENGLPKAHISFKIASQEVEELPLPKPYREIFVWSPQVEGVHIRFGPVARGGLRWSDRRDDFRTEVLGLVKAQQVKNAVIVPVGSKGGFYPKQLPRAGSRDEWLAEGQSAYRTFIRGLLDITDNIQEDEVAHPDDVVIWDGEDPYLVVAADKGTATFSDIANGVATDEYDFWLGDAFASGGSAGYDHKKMGITARGAWESVKRHFRELGKDIQNETFTVAGVGDMSGDVFGNGMLLSRKIRLIAAFDHRDIFIDPDPVDCEANWEERKRLFDLPRSSWQDYNKKLISKGGGIFSRAEKSIKLSKEARKALGIEVDTLSPPELMTAILKAQVELLWFGGIGTYVKASTQQHWEVSDKANDSIRINAMDVGAKVIGEGANLGFTQAARIEFDRAGGRVNADFVDNSAGVDTSDHEVNIKILLSPLLRSGEMSRQARDKLLGGMTDDVAEHVLRHNYDQTLALTLAEHDAPADVDAHERFMAGLEKAGRLDRGVEGLPSGDGMRALKEQGLALTRPELAVLVSYAKITTFDKLVASNVPDDPHFESMLKGYFPNDLDAYGEQMSGHRLRREIIATVLANHMINLGGPTFVHRAIESTGAEAQQIARAFEVGRRIFRFSELTDRINKLDNRAPADIQITLHREIIRLLRRQTYWLARRARAQEAGQATPIHELIEAYRPGVDKLRDTAMGLISTYERANIEQRTEAYVRAGAPKDLAHDIAVLRPLTSSSDVVDLALQEDWPLESAGYVYHAAGSRFSVDMLRGLGAEVSSDLHWDRLAVRRLIEDLYASQQAIAASMMRFARSAGGGLQTGVEAPNREWADELLDAWCIQNDVEAGRYDSALEELETTGAWTLSKLAIASTQLREMAQSAEP; this comes from the coding sequence ATGACCTCTGTTGTCGCCACCGCTCAGGCATACACTTCCGCAACATTCACCAAGGCCGCCCGCAAAGTATGGCAAAAGAAATTCGGCAGTGAACCGGATGCCTCGGCACTGGCATTTCTGGAGCAGGTTCTGGGCGATGCGTTGGCCGAGGACCTCGAAGGCATCAAGCCGGTTCAGCTTGCGGAGCAGGCGGCCGAATTCTGGGATTGGGCCAGGGGTCTGGGGAGCGGGAAAATCCATGTCCGCGCCCGGCCGTCCGACACAGGAGGTGCCAGCTCGATCAAGCGCGACATCGTCGAGGTGGCCGGACCGGACCGTCCCTTCCTCGTTGATTCCGTCATGGGTGAGATCGGAGCGCAGGGGCTGGACGTGCTGGCCATGTTCCACCCGATCGTCCCGGTCAGCCGCAACGAAAAGGGCGAAATCTGCACAGGCGGCGAGACGCTTCCCGAAAGTCTGATTCAGGTGCATGTCGAGCCGCTTGACGAACGCACCCGTGAAGTTCTGGCGGAAGCTGTTCGTGGTGCTATGGAGGATGTCCGCCTTGCGACGGACGATTTCAAGGATATGCGCGCGGCCATGAACATGGCCATCGCCCACGTCGAAGACGCAAATACCCCGGCCAGTCTCGAGGAAAAATCCGAAACGCTCGAGTTCCTACGCTGGCTCCGGGACGACCATTTCGCGTTTCTCGGCAGCCGGGTCTACCAGTTTGATGTCGATTCAAAAGGCCGGATGACAACGCGTGAGCCGACGGTTCAGCCGGGCTCCGGCTTTGGCATTCTTCGCGATCCCGAGCGGCAGGTGCTGCGCAAGGGCAACGAGCCGGCGCTTCTCACCCCGGCCATCGAATCCTTTCTGAACGAGCCGTCTCCGATCATTGTCGCCAAGGCGAATATCAAATCCCGCGTCCACCGCCGGGTTTACATGGATTATATCGGGGTCAAACGGTATCGCGAGGATGGCGCGGTGGTGGGCGAGGCCCGGTTTGTGGGTTTGTTCACCGCCGAAGCCTACGACCGAATGGCGCGGGATGTGCCGCTCGTCCGCCGCAAGGTCAGGCGGGTTCTGGAGCGTGCGGGCAAGATTCCCGGCACGCACTCGGAGAAGAAGCTCCGCAATATTGTCGAGAACTATCCCCGCGACGAACTCTTCCAGACCGAGGAAGACGATCTGCTGAAGATCGGTCTTGGCATTTTGCACCTGCAAGACCGGCCGCGGACAAAGCTGCTAGTCCGGCGCGACCGGTTCGACCGTTTCGTGTCCTGTCTGCTTTTCGTGCCCCGCGACCGTTATAATTCGCGTGTCCGCGAGCAGGCCGGCGAAATGATCCGCGCCGCGTTTGATGGCCGCATGTCGGCCTATTATCCGCATTTCGGCGACGGACCGCTCGCCCGGGTCCACTATATCGTCGGCCTTGACCCGAACAACCACCCGGAACCCGACCTGCATGAGCTGGAACGTCAGATCGTTGCCCTGGCGCGCACCTGGGAGGACGAGCTTGTGGCGGAAGGCCGCCGCTCTCTGCCTGACACGCACCGGCACCGCCTGTCAGCCTATGATCAGGCCTTCTCCGCCGGTTATCGCGAACAGTTTGCGCCGACCGAAGGGATTGCCGATCTGCTGCGTATCGAATCGCTGGGCGATGAGACGAATATTGGGGCACGTCTGTATCGTACTGGCGGGGAAGATAAATCCGTTCTGCGTTTGAAAATCTATCGCCGTAACCAGCCGACCCACCTGTCAGACGTCATGCCCATACTGGAGAATATGGGTCTCAATGTGATCCAGGAATCCGGTTATGAAGTTCACCGCGAAACCGAGGAAGCCCGCGAAGCCGTTGTCCATATACACGACTTTGAAATGCAATCGGATGCGCTGGCTGACACAGATGTCGACGAGTTCAGTCAGGCCTTCGAAGACGCCCTCCTCGCTGTTCTGGCCAACCGGGCCGAGAATGATGGCTTCAATCAGCTTATCCTGAAGCTCGGCGTGAGTTGGCGCGAAGCGGCCGTATTGAGGGCTTTTGCGCGCTATCGTCAGCAAACCGGCCTCGACCCCTCACAAGCCATCCAGGAAGAGGCCTTGTCGGAAAACCCGGCCATTGCGCGCCAATTGCTGGTGCTGTTTGATACGCGGTTCAATCCGGCACTCGATTTCGATCTGGAAGACCGCAAGGAAAAAGCTGCGGCTATCGGCAAGGATATCCGGTCTCAGCTGGAGAAGGTCGCCTCCATTGATCATGACCGGGTATTGCGGCGCCTGCTCCGCCTGTTGGAAGCCACGCTCAGGACGAATTACTTCCAGACCGGCGAGAACGGCCTGCCCAAGGCGCATATCTCGTTCAAGATTGCCAGTCAGGAAGTCGAAGAGCTCCCCCTGCCAAAACCGTATCGCGAAATCTTTGTCTGGTCGCCGCAGGTTGAAGGCGTGCACATTCGCTTTGGGCCGGTGGCCCGGGGCGGATTGCGCTGGTCGGATCGCCGCGATGACTTCCGCACCGAAGTTCTGGGCCTCGTAAAGGCCCAGCAGGTGAAAAATGCCGTGATTGTTCCGGTGGGGTCAAAGGGCGGCTTCTATCCCAAGCAATTGCCGCGCGCCGGTTCCCGGGATGAATGGCTGGCAGAGGGCCAGAGCGCCTACCGGACGTTTATTCGGGGCCTGCTCGATATCACCGACAACATTCAGGAAGATGAGGTGGCGCACCCCGATGACGTGGTCATCTGGGACGGCGAGGACCCCTATCTGGTCGTCGCGGCCGACAAGGGCACGGCCACATTTTCCGATATCGCCAACGGCGTTGCGACAGACGAGTATGATTTCTGGCTCGGAGATGCCTTCGCGTCCGGCGGTTCCGCCGGGTATGACCACAAGAAAATGGGTATTACGGCCCGCGGCGCATGGGAGTCCGTCAAGCGGCACTTCCGTGAACTCGGCAAGGATATCCAGAACGAGACCTTCACCGTCGCCGGCGTTGGCGACATGTCCGGCGATGTGTTTGGCAATGGTATGCTGTTGTCGCGCAAGATCCGGCTGATTGCGGCCTTCGATCACCGCGATATCTTTATCGACCCGGATCCGGTCGATTGCGAGGCGAATTGGGAAGAGCGCAAACGCCTGTTCGATCTGCCGCGTTCCAGCTGGCAGGATTACAACAAGAAGCTGATCTCGAAGGGCGGCGGCATTTTCTCGCGCGCCGAGAAATCGATCAAGCTGTCCAAAGAGGCTCGCAAGGCGCTGGGCATCGAGGTTGATACGCTCTCGCCTCCCGAGCTGATGACGGCCATCCTCAAGGCACAGGTCGAACTGCTCTGGTTTGGCGGTATCGGGACCTATGTGAAAGCCTCCACCCAGCAGCACTGGGAAGTCAGCGACAAAGCCAATGATTCCATCCGCATCAATGCCATGGATGTGGGCGCGAAAGTCATTGGCGAAGGGGCCAATCTCGGCTTCACCCAGGCAGCGCGGATCGAATTTGATCGCGCCGGTGGCCGGGTCAATGCCGACTTTGTCGACAATTCTGCCGGCGTGGACACGTCTGACCACGAGGTCAATATCAAGATATTGCTGAGCCCGCTTCTGCGCTCCGGCGAGATGAGCCGCCAGGCGCGGGACAAGTTGTTGGGCGGCATGACAGATGACGTCGCCGAACACGTTCTCCGCCACAATTATGATCAGACGCTGGCCCTGACGCTCGCCGAGCATGACGCACCGGCCGACGTCGATGCGCATGAGCGCTTCATGGCAGGCCTGGAGAAAGCGGGCCGGCTGGATCGCGGCGTCGAGGGTCTGCCGTCCGGTGACGGAATGCGCGCCTTGAAAGAGCAGGGCCTGGCGTTGACCCGGCCCGAGCTCGCCGTGCTCGTCTCGTACGCAAAGATCACGACCTTCGACAAGCTCGTGGCGTCCAACGTGCCGGATGATCCGCATTTCGAAAGCATGCTGAAAGGGTATTTCCCGAACGATCTCGACGCCTATGGCGAACAGATGTCCGGGCACCGTCTGCGGCGCGAGATCATTGCCACGGTTCTGGCCAATCACATGATCAATCTGGGTGGCCCGACCTTTGTCCACCGCGCGATCGAATCCACCGGCGCCGAGGCGCAACAGATCGCCCGCGCATTCGAGGTTGGCCGAAGAATTTTCCGCTTCTCCGAGCTGACTGACCGCATCAACAAGCTGGACAATCGTGCGCCGGCAGACATCCAGATCACCCTGCACAGGGAAATCATTCGCCTTCTGCGCCGGCAGACCTATTGGCTGGCCCGACGGGCAAGGGCACAGGAGGCCGGACAGGCCACGCCGATCCACGAGCTGATCGAAGCCTATCGTCCGGGCGTCGACAAGCTGCGCGATACGGCGATGGGGCTGATATCGACCTATGAGCGCGCCAATATCGAACAGCGCACCGAAGCCTATGTCAGAGCCGGAGCGCCCAAGGATCTCGCGCATGACATTGCGGTTTTGCGCCCGCTGACATCGTCCTCCGATGTTGTTGACCTCGCGCTGCAGGAAGACTGGCCGCTTGAATCGGCGGGCTATGTCTATCATGCCGCCGGGTCACGCTTCTCGGTGGATATGTTGCGGGGTCTGGGCGCGGAAGTGTCCTCGGATCTGCATTGGGACCGTCTGGCCGTTCGCCGCCTGATTGAAGACCTCTATGCCAGCCAGCAGGCGATCGCCGCCTCCATGATGCGGTTTGCACGATCAGCGGGCGGCGGGCTTCAAACCGGTGTCGAAGCGCCCAATCGCGAATGGGCTGACGAATTGCTGGATGCCTGGTGCATTCAGAATGATGTCGAGGCCGGTCGCTATGACAGCGCGCTGGAAGAGCTGGAAACCACAGGGGCCTGGACCCTCTCCAAGCTTGCGATTGCCTCCACGCAGCTGCGGGAAATGGCTCAGTCCGCCGAACCGTGA
- a CDS encoding TonB-dependent siderophore receptor — MRSLFAGAVSMLALSAGAFADDVTPASEAATATDDIIYVYGTRSFYREDESSSFTRTETPLEHIPQSVFVITRDVIDDQAMTGFGELVRYVPGVTMGQGEGHRDAPVLRGNLTTSDFFVDGIRDDLQYLRDLYNVDRVDVIKGASALVFGRGTGGGAINRVSKSADGGDIRSLMLTLGSEGQARLAGDLGGELSDNVGARLNVVVENSETFRDFMEVERLGVAPAFRFELSDTTQLDVFAEYFEDTRTVDRGVPSLAGRPWPGDSGTYFGNPDISNSDITVATLRGVLTHELASDLTLRSVLSYGDYDKYYQNAYPGGPVDPVAITVPISAYNSSTTRENLLFQTDLIWEPEFAGLQQTILFGLEAGHQESANIRVNTAGSVFSLVDRGRNFMPDFSVPAARDNTNELDLFALLIQNQIAVADNVRFVAGLRFDRFDMTFDDRRPNTTDFSREDTFFSPRLGVIWEPGLEASFYAGWSRSYLPQSGEQFSSLNVTTAALEPEEFENLEVGFRYQPNERLLVSAAVYRLDRTNTRAPGATPGTTVQTGSQRAEGVELAIQGEVRDGWNLIGAMAFQNAEITSTTSAAPAGRDAPLSPDFSASLWNRVEVTDRLDLALGVIHQGDQFASISNAVTLPGYTRLDAGIFYALTDTIDVQLNIENLTNEEYWFSAHNDNNISPGAPTSARLTLSASF; from the coding sequence ATGCGTTCTTTGTTTGCCGGTGCCGTGTCCATGCTTGCCCTCTCGGCGGGCGCTTTTGCCGATGATGTCACACCTGCATCAGAGGCGGCGACGGCCACCGACGACATCATCTATGTCTACGGAACGCGTAGCTTCTATCGCGAAGATGAGTCCAGCTCCTTCACGCGGACCGAGACCCCGCTGGAGCACATTCCCCAATCTGTTTTTGTCATTACTCGTGATGTGATTGACGACCAGGCCATGACCGGCTTTGGCGAGCTCGTTCGTTACGTGCCTGGCGTCACGATGGGGCAGGGCGAAGGCCACCGCGACGCACCGGTTCTGCGCGGCAATCTAACCACGTCGGATTTCTTCGTCGACGGAATCCGCGACGACCTCCAGTATTTGCGTGATCTCTATAATGTGGATCGTGTCGATGTGATCAAAGGGGCCTCGGCTCTGGTATTCGGCCGAGGAACCGGCGGCGGTGCCATTAACCGCGTCAGCAAATCCGCCGATGGCGGCGACATTCGCAGTCTGATGCTCACACTTGGCAGTGAAGGTCAGGCGCGGTTAGCCGGCGACCTCGGTGGCGAGCTGTCCGACAATGTGGGCGCCCGGCTCAATGTCGTGGTTGAAAACAGCGAGACTTTCCGGGATTTCATGGAAGTTGAGCGCCTTGGTGTCGCCCCGGCTTTCCGCTTCGAGCTGTCGGATACCACGCAGCTGGATGTTTTTGCAGAATATTTCGAGGACACTCGCACAGTGGACCGCGGAGTTCCGTCTCTTGCCGGCCGGCCCTGGCCGGGCGATTCCGGCACCTATTTTGGCAATCCCGATATCTCGAACAGCGACATCACTGTCGCCACCTTGCGCGGCGTGCTGACCCATGAACTGGCCAGTGACCTGACCCTTCGCAGCGTTCTATCTTATGGCGACTACGATAAATACTATCAGAACGCCTATCCCGGTGGGCCGGTAGATCCCGTTGCCATCACGGTCCCGATTTCGGCGTACAATTCGTCCACGACGCGCGAAAACCTCCTCTTCCAGACGGATCTGATCTGGGAGCCGGAATTTGCCGGTCTGCAACAGACCATTCTTTTCGGTCTCGAAGCGGGTCATCAGGAAAGCGCCAATATCCGGGTAAACACGGCAGGGTCTGTTTTCAGCCTCGTTGACCGGGGGCGTAATTTTATGCCGGACTTCTCGGTACCGGCCGCGCGCGACAACACGAATGAGCTCGATCTTTTTGCGCTACTGATCCAGAACCAGATTGCGGTGGCGGACAATGTCCGATTTGTTGCCGGCCTGCGATTTGACCGGTTCGACATGACGTTCGATGACCGTCGTCCAAACACCACCGATTTCTCACGAGAGGATACCTTCTTTTCGCCTCGCCTCGGTGTCATCTGGGAACCTGGCCTCGAAGCTTCTTTCTATGCGGGCTGGAGCCGTTCCTATCTTCCGCAATCCGGCGAACAATTCAGCTCACTCAACGTCACAACGGCGGCTCTCGAACCGGAAGAGTTCGAAAACCTTGAAGTCGGTTTCCGCTATCAGCCGAACGAGCGCCTGCTGGTCAGTGCTGCCGTCTACCGTCTCGACCGGACCAATACCCGCGCTCCCGGCGCAACGCCGGGCACAACGGTTCAAACCGGCTCGCAGCGTGCGGAAGGCGTTGAGCTCGCCATTCAGGGCGAGGTGCGGGATGGCTGGAATCTGATAGGTGCCATGGCCTTCCAGAATGCCGAGATCACGTCGACCACCAGCGCGGCGCCTGCCGGCCGCGACGCGCCACTCTCACCGGATTTCAGCGCGTCGCTGTGGAACCGGGTCGAGGTGACGGACAGGCTGGATCTTGCGCTCGGTGTCATTCACCAGGGTGACCAGTTCGCCTCGATCAGCAATGCGGTCACGCTTCCGGGCTATACGCGCCTGGATGCCGGTATCTTCTATGCATTGACCGACACAATCGATGTCCAGCTGAATATCGAGAACCTGACCAATGAGGAGTATTGGTTCAGCGCCCACAATGACAACAATATCAGCCCCGGAGCGCCGACCTCTGCGCGGCTGACCCTGTCGGCGAGTTTCTAG